Below is a window of Tolypothrix bouteillei VB521301 DNA.
ATCCACAAAGAGCTATTGGGGTTTTTGTTAATCTCAGGAGAAACGTTAGTTGTCATATTCTTTTTTCCCTATCCTTAAATAAAAAGCTTACCTTTAGGCTAGGGAATATTTGGGGAGTAGCGATATACCCTTAGGGTAGAACCTTGTTACAGCCTATTTATAGATTATGACTTGGCATTGTTAAACAGCAAAAGACTAACTACTAGAAGCAACTGGCTGCTGTTTTTCCTACTTTTTGATGTTTCTTCTTCCCCAAAGTTAATTCTTAAGTCTGAAACTGGTCATCAACTGGAATTCTGTAACCATTAGCAAGGCGATTTGTCATATTGGCTGTAGCGACGATCGCCATAAGTTCGCCAAACATCTCATCACTCATACCCTTTGCACGTCCTGCGGCTGTATGTGAGGCAATGCAGTATTCACAACCAGTTGTAACACTCACCGCTATATAAATTAACTCACGCGTTAGTGGATCGAGTTCACCAGGAGCCGTCATCACTTCTTTCACGGCTTGCCAAGTCCGGTGTAAAGTAGGGGGATGGTTGGCTATAGCTTTCCAAAAGTTGTTGATGTAATCGGTCTTGCGGGTAGCACGAATGTCATCGTACACTGAGCGAACTTCATCACTCGCTTGTTCGTATTCAATAAGTTTAGTCATGTGTTCTATCTACTGCTTAGCTTCAGGTACTATCATTCTTTAAGTATCTTTTATGGTGACTCACTTAGAATCTTTAACAGAAGAAAACCTGAGACTGGGTTTGATGGAACTCGCCAGTCGCGATCGCGATTTTGCTAGGATTCTAGACATTTTTGGACATCCACCGCTTTGGAGTAGAGAAGCAGGTTTTCCAACACTGCTCCGTATTATTTTAGAGCAGCAAGTATCCCTAGCGGCTGCAAGGGCTGTGTTCAACCGTTTGTGTGGGATAATTGTGCCCCTGACACCCGACAATTTTCTGACATTTAACGATGTGCAATTGAAAGAAATCGGCTTTAGTCGGCAAAAAATAGTTTACGGTCGTGCGTTAGCAAACGCAATTACCTGCGGTCAGCTTGATTTAGATAGGCTAGAAACGTTAGACGAAACTACTATCAGAACCGAACTCAAGCGCATTAAAGGGATTGGAGACTGGACTGTTGATATTTACTTACTGATGGCGTTACAACGTCCTGATGTCTTTCCCAAAGGAGATTTAGCACTCGCCATAGCCTTACAAAAAATCAAAGGTTGGACGTACCGTCCAACTCCAGAGGAACTCGAAGCGATCGCAGAAACTTGGCGACCGTGGCGTGCTGTCGCCGCAAGGATTCTATGGCACTACTATTTAGAAAGTCCCAAAAAAGCTGCTACTTAGTTTGTACTGTGTGTATTGGGGGACTTATTACACGAGCAACGGACTCTTTGCAGGCTTGAGCGTAGGAGTTGCGATCGTTTGAATTCCTGCGGGTGCTGCTATAGTCAATCCACGGCGCACGGGACGCACGGGACGCTTGTTGACTCGGGAAACTTGAAATTGTGAAAGAATTGTTGCCAATACAATTTTCATTTCATACTGAGCAAATGCCATGCCAATACAACGGCGATTTCCACCACCAAAGGGTAAATATTCGTATGGAGAAAATTGTCTTTCCAAAAAGCGTTCTGGTTTGAACAGCTTTGGTTGTGGGTAAACTTCTTCTCTATGGTGCGCTAAGTATACACTGACAATAACGCTTGTTCCTTTTGGGAGGTTATAGCCCATAACTTCCATTGGCGATCGCACCACACGTGGAAAAGCAACCATTGCTGGAGGATAAATCCGCAAGGTTTCCTGGCAGACTGCTGTTAAATAGGGTAATTTTACAATGGTACTTGGATCTGGGTCATCGCCGAGGAGATTGAGTTCTGCTAGTAAATTCTCACGAACCTCAGGAACAAAGTCAATCCAATAAAACGCCCACGTTAATGCCGTAGCAGTGGTTTCATGTCCTGCTACAAGTAGAGTCATTAATTCATCGTGTAACTCTTCATCTGTCATCGCCTCACCGTTTTCATCACGTGCAGACATCATCAAACTGAGAATATCTTGCCGATTTTGGTTACACTCTGCTCTTCTTTCTTGAATCAAAGCATAAATCATCTCATCAATTTGCTGCTGCAGGCGCAAAAATCGACCCCAGGGACTCCAAGAACCTAAATCTTTTTGTAGGGATGGAAAAAATAAAATTGCCGATACAAAAGGAGAACTAATAGATTCCAGTAATGAACTCAATAGGTAGCGTAATTTATCCAGACGGGGTTCTTCATCCAAACCAAATACCACTCGCAAGATAGCGCTTAAAGTAATTTCTTGCATGGAAGCACGGATGTTAAATGGCTGACCTATCTTCCACGAGTGACTCACTTGGCGAGCAATTTCACGGATAGCTACTGCGTAGGTTTTCATGCGATCGCCATGAAAGGGAGGAGCGAGAAGTTGACGCTGACGTTTGTGTGAATCGCCACCTAGAAGAACAATTGAATTTTCTCCTA
It encodes the following:
- a CDS encoding cytochrome P450; the encoded protein is MSTINLPNGPKKRLPLQLMKLIFQPIKYVEDFSKNYGDNFTLWGGKTSRIVYFSHPQAVQQIFNADSSYLDGGRGNGILKFLLGENSIVLLGGDSHKRQRQLLAPPFHGDRMKTYAVAIREIARQVSHSWKIGQPFNIRASMQEITLSAILRVVFGLDEEPRLDKLRYLLSSLLESISSPFVSAILFFPSLQKDLGSWSPWGRFLRLQQQIDEMIYALIQERRAECNQNRQDILSLMMSARDENGEAMTDEELHDELMTLLVAGHETTATALTWAFYWIDFVPEVRENLLAELNLLGDDPDPSTIVKLPYLTAVCQETLRIYPPAMVAFPRVVRSPMEVMGYNLPKGTSVIVSVYLAHHREEVYPQPKLFKPERFLERQFSPYEYLPFGGGNRRCIGMAFAQYEMKIVLATILSQFQVSRVNKRPVRPVRRGLTIAAPAGIQTIATPTLKPAKSPLLV
- a CDS encoding DNA-3-methyladenine glycosylase family protein, with protein sequence MVTHLESLTEENLRLGLMELASRDRDFARILDIFGHPPLWSREAGFPTLLRIILEQQVSLAAARAVFNRLCGIIVPLTPDNFLTFNDVQLKEIGFSRQKIVYGRALANAITCGQLDLDRLETLDETTIRTELKRIKGIGDWTVDIYLLMALQRPDVFPKGDLALAIALQKIKGWTYRPTPEELEAIAETWRPWRAVAARILWHYYLESPKKAAT
- a CDS encoding carboxymuconolactone decarboxylase family protein, giving the protein MTKLIEYEQASDEVRSVYDDIRATRKTDYINNFWKAIANHPPTLHRTWQAVKEVMTAPGELDPLTRELIYIAVSVTTGCEYCIASHTAAGRAKGMSDEMFGELMAIVATANMTNRLANGYRIPVDDQFQT